A genome region from Clostridia bacterium includes the following:
- the pheA gene encoding prephenate dehydratase — translation MRIGYLGPEGTFTHKAAVLYCKHVAGSECELIEYDTIMDLIYSVDDREIGKAIVPIENSLEGSVNVTIDMLANEVECCISGEFILNIRHSLLASHQVPLKQIKTILSHPQALAQCRQFIIRELNKPTAEQTFSTAKAASMVAERGKYCAAIASEAVASRYGLKVLAKDIQDNDNNSTRFVVIDKNNNPKSIYYKTSIVFSVDDRPGSLYEVLRIFADAGINLTKIESRPMKKMLGQYMFFIDFQGCSVDENIDGILDYIDSKCKFYKFLGSYPVYFI, via the coding sequence ATGAGGATAGGCTATTTGGGGCCTGAAGGGACCTTTACTCATAAGGCCGCTGTTTTGTATTGTAAACATGTAGCAGGTAGTGAATGTGAGCTAATTGAATACGATACTATAATGGATTTGATCTATTCTGTAGATGATAGAGAGATAGGTAAAGCTATTGTACCTATAGAGAATTCATTGGAAGGATCAGTAAATGTTACAATAGATATGCTTGCAAATGAGGTAGAATGTTGCATAAGTGGGGAATTTATTTTAAACATAAGACATAGCTTGCTTGCATCGCATCAAGTGCCATTAAAACAGATTAAAACTATATTATCTCACCCTCAAGCATTGGCTCAGTGCAGGCAGTTTATAATTAGAGAATTGAACAAGCCTACTGCAGAACAGACATTTAGCACTGCAAAAGCTGCTAGCATGGTTGCTGAAAGGGGTAAATATTGTGCCGCCATTGCATCAGAGGCTGTAGCTTCGAGGTATGGTTTGAAAGTTTTAGCCAAAGATATACAAGATAATGATAATAATTCTACCAGATTTGTAGTTATAGACAAGAACAATAATCCTAAATCAATTTATTATAAGACTTCTATTGTGTTCTCTGTGGATGATAGGCCAGGCAGCTTGTATGAGGTGCTTAGGATTTTTGCTGATGCTGGGATAAATCTCACGAAGATAGAATCACGTCCCATGAAAAAGATGCTTGGTCAGTATATGTTTTTTATTGATTTCCAGGGGTGTAGCGTAGATGAAAATATAGACGGGATACTGGATTACATCGATAGCAAATGCAAGTTTTATAAATTTCTTGGATCGTATCCGGTATATTTTATCTAA
- a CDS encoding DUF2232 domain-containing protein, producing the protein MHKQPYLRAILECMLAGIAIAAIATMALSVSILNFILMFIPVPIIFMINRWDIRFGIASLAIAVILLGMALPAMSIVFILLVTTPLSIVFGIAIKKKYPSFRTVIMGAAVVLASIAVSIEVFALSTGTNIFEYFAGQMLEFFNQTISYYKNAGIDNNTIRMIEQFKDNNFDFIDLSRIVIPAGIIIYSLACSFLNYFIVIKVLQKYKYDVRDIPPFSEWKLPRGTGRGLLGINILAYLGAYFGLNNFDIVFASTYVLLVFVFSIQGLSVIDFYIRKSKLIPFVRILIDVFILLFFGMFLSIIGLLDQPINIRKIGKDDNNLSP; encoded by the coding sequence TTGCACAAACAACCCTATTTACGAGCGATATTAGAATGTATGCTGGCAGGAATAGCAATTGCGGCTATAGCTACCATGGCTTTGTCAGTATCCATATTGAACTTTATTTTGATGTTTATACCTGTGCCTATCATATTTATGATAAACAGATGGGACATAAGATTTGGAATAGCATCTCTTGCTATTGCTGTCATATTATTAGGGATGGCACTGCCGGCTATGTCAATCGTTTTTATACTATTAGTAACCACACCTCTTTCTATTGTGTTTGGTATAGCTATAAAGAAAAAATATCCTTCGTTTAGGACTGTAATAATGGGTGCTGCAGTTGTTTTGGCATCTATAGCTGTATCTATAGAGGTATTTGCATTAAGTACAGGGACTAATATATTTGAATATTTTGCTGGCCAAATGCTTGAGTTTTTTAATCAAACGATAAGCTATTATAAAAATGCAGGGATAGATAATAATACTATACGAATGATAGAGCAATTTAAAGATAATAATTTTGATTTTATAGATTTAAGCAGGATTGTCATTCCAGCCGGTATAATAATATATTCTTTAGCTTGTAGTTTTTTAAATTATTTTATTGTAATAAAAGTTTTACAAAAGTATAAATATGATGTAAGGGATATACCACCATTTAGTGAATGGAAGCTTCCGAGAGGGACAGGCAGGGGATTGCTTGGGATAAATATATTGGCTTATTTAGGTGCTTACTTCGGGTTGAATAACTTTGATATAGTGTTTGCTTCTACTTATGTATTGCTTGTATTTGTATTTTCGATCCAAGGTTTGTCAGTAATTGATTTTTATATAAGAAAGTCAAAATTGATACCATTTGTGAGGATATTGATAGATGTATTTATCCTATTATTTTTTGGGATGTTTCTAAGTATAATAGGGTTGTTGGATCAACCCATCAATATAAGAAAAATCGGGAAAGATGACAATAACTTGTCACCTTAA
- a CDS encoding DHH family phosphoesterase, with the protein MKKKNSKRFYIPEIKFYLLIILINTLIFFRYNLTIAVANTILLLFLAYYYWKSSYRRKLEWSEYVENLTENMNTAKKASVFNIPIPLVVIEEDGKISWYNSSFLNLLEPGQDILDKELHSLVPELLPKKIFEKDKLEIKKVYFREKYYQVLCYPSIIKSTNKSPKRIAVLYWINISDYVNLKERFEDEKPVVCFIQIDNYDEVLQNTEEMDKTTVLAEIDKRIAQWANMLKSSWKKYDKDEYIAVFQNYYLLQQQQKKFSILDDIRDIETSAKFPVTLSIGIGADGQNMAETAEYARTALDLALGRGGDQAVVKRKDKLMFYGGKTKEVEKRTKVKSRVIAHALRELINQSDKVFIMSHEMPDLDAIGSALGIYRAAKSLDKQAYIVLDRSKVMLIDKLISQIEEDEEYDDVFVSPQQAYEMINEQSLLAVVDTHRPSFTEYPPLLKKTERIFVVDHHRRSTESIENATLMYMEPYSSSTSELVTEILQYIVEKVKLTNIESLALLAGITVDTKNFSFKTGVRTFEAASFLRRAGADTTAVKMLFQDDLNTFIARAEVVKNAEVIEEGIVISVCPEDVENPSLIVAQAADELINIRGIKASFVLYGDEDGTIISARSLGDINVQLILEKLGGGGHLSIAGAQLKGIGIEQAKQRIRSLVLEYLKEEEKE; encoded by the coding sequence ATGAAAAAAAAGAATTCTAAAAGATTTTATATTCCCGAGATTAAATTTTATTTGTTGATTATACTGATAAATACATTAATATTTTTCAGATATAATTTAACTATTGCAGTTGCAAATACAATTCTCCTTTTATTTTTAGCATATTATTATTGGAAAAGCAGTTATAGAAGGAAATTGGAATGGTCTGAATATGTAGAGAATCTTACTGAAAACATGAACACAGCTAAAAAGGCATCGGTATTCAATATACCCATTCCTCTTGTAGTTATTGAAGAAGACGGGAAGATAAGTTGGTATAATTCATCTTTTTTAAATTTGCTGGAGCCGGGTCAGGATATATTAGATAAAGAGCTGCATTCACTTGTTCCTGAATTATTGCCTAAGAAAATATTTGAAAAGGATAAACTTGAGATAAAAAAAGTATATTTTAGGGAAAAGTACTATCAAGTGTTGTGTTATCCATCAATTATAAAAAGCACCAACAAATCCCCTAAAAGAATTGCGGTTTTATACTGGATAAACATCAGCGATTATGTTAACCTAAAAGAGAGATTTGAAGATGAAAAGCCAGTTGTATGTTTTATTCAGATAGACAATTATGATGAGGTATTGCAAAATACTGAAGAAATGGATAAGACTACAGTTTTAGCGGAAATAGATAAAAGAATAGCACAGTGGGCAAATATGTTGAAAAGCTCATGGAAGAAGTATGATAAAGATGAGTATATAGCAGTATTCCAAAACTATTATCTACTTCAGCAGCAGCAGAAAAAGTTCAGTATACTAGATGACATAAGAGATATTGAGACCAGTGCAAAATTTCCTGTTACTCTGAGCATAGGCATAGGAGCAGATGGGCAAAACATGGCTGAGACTGCCGAGTATGCTAGAACTGCTTTAGATCTTGCATTAGGCAGGGGGGGTGACCAGGCTGTCGTAAAGCGCAAGGATAAATTGATGTTTTATGGAGGTAAGACCAAAGAGGTCGAAAAGAGGACTAAGGTCAAATCCAGAGTGATAGCTCATGCCCTTAGAGAACTGATAAATCAGTCAGACAAAGTGTTTATAATGAGTCATGAGATGCCGGATTTAGATGCCATAGGGTCTGCGCTTGGAATATATAGGGCTGCAAAAAGCTTGGATAAGCAGGCGTATATTGTGTTGGACAGATCTAAGGTTATGCTGATAGATAAACTCATCAGCCAGATAGAAGAGGATGAGGAGTATGATGATGTTTTTGTAAGTCCGCAGCAAGCATATGAGATGATAAATGAACAATCTTTGTTGGCGGTAGTGGATACCCATAGACCTAGCTTTACCGAATATCCTCCCTTGCTCAAAAAGACGGAAAGGATATTTGTTGTGGATCATCACAGGCGAAGTACAGAATCCATAGAGAATGCTACACTCATGTATATGGAGCCTTACTCATCATCCACCAGCGAATTGGTGACTGAGATACTGCAATATATAGTTGAGAAGGTTAAACTTACTAATATAGAATCCCTAGCATTATTGGCTGGTATAACAGTAGATACCAAGAATTTCTCTTTCAAGACTGGTGTGAGGACATTTGAAGCTGCATCATTTTTAAGGCGGGCAGGGGCAGATACTACTGCTGTGAAAATGCTGTTTCAGGATGATTTAAATACATTTATTGCTAGGGCAGAGGTGGTAAAAAACGCTGAGGTGATAGAGGAGGGAATAGTTATCTCTGTATGTCCTGAAGATGTAGAGAACCCTTCGTTAATTGTTGCTCAAGCAGCAGATGAACTGATAAATATAAGGGGTATTAAGGCATCTTTTGTGTTGTATGGAGATGAAGATGGCACAATAATAAGTGCCAGATCCCTTGGAGATATAAATGTGCAATTAATACTTGAAAAGCTTGGGGGAGGAGGGCATCTTAGCATAGCAGGCGCCCAGCTTAAGGGTATTGGCATTGAACAAGCAAAACAGAGGATAAGATCTCTTGTGTTAGAATACCTAAAAGAGGAGGAGAAAGAATGA
- the rplI gene encoding 50S ribosomal protein L9: MKIILMKDIKGLGKKGDVVNANDGYARNYLLPKKLAVQADSGNLKVLNEQKKALAKKEKKEHKNACKLASALEGKIINIKAKAGEGGRLFGSVTSLDISKAIKQQTDFDIDKKKIDLDEPIRTLGSQKVEIRIYPEVTAQVIVKVVEE, encoded by the coding sequence ATGAAGATTATTTTAATGAAAGATATAAAAGGATTGGGGAAAAAAGGCGATGTAGTAAACGCTAATGATGGGTATGCTAGAAATTATTTATTGCCCAAGAAATTAGCCGTTCAGGCTGATTCAGGCAATTTAAAAGTTTTAAATGAACAAAAGAAAGCTTTAGCGAAAAAAGAAAAGAAGGAGCATAAGAACGCATGTAAGTTGGCATCAGCATTGGAAGGTAAGATTATAAATATTAAAGCGAAGGCAGGAGAGGGAGGAAGACTTTTTGGTTCGGTTACCAGCCTTGATATATCAAAAGCAATAAAACAACAGACTGATTTTGATATAGATAAGAAAAAAATTGATTTGGACGAGCCGATACGAACTTTAGGTTCTCAAAAGGTGGAAATCAGAATATACCCTGAAGTAACCGCCCAGGTAATTGTAAAAGTCGTGGAAGAGTAG
- the lonC gene encoding Lon family ATP-dependent protease yields MEKQIDALYKLIDKIFGSRKLEKKVEKMKLDNMIRSNILEERVLALHKIIFEDDSIQGVPRMDDIPEIMNDIEEEISEILARRTVETRIQRQIAEKLEKRQHKYMEEMKLQILKKNAGPENANTLKKYAILENKENKKLSHHILDLLRPSSIDEIVGQQRAIKALISKLASPYPQHILIYGPPGIGKTTAARLVLEMAKSIKYTPFRQDAPFIEVDGTTLRWDPREITNPLLGSVHDPIYQGSKRELAETGIPEPKTGLVTDAHGGVLFIDEIGELDLFLQNKLLKVLEEKRVRFDSSYYDPDDDSIPRYIKKLFDEGAPADFILIGATTRQPEDINPALRSRAAEVFFEPLTVDDIQRIVINAADKLNIILDEDVPELISRYTFEGRKAVNMLADAYGMALYAKGPDIEVGKLHVTAEDVFQVVRVSRLTPYEKVAPQETAQIGKIFGLGVSGYMGSIIEFESIAFSARNKGEGDIRFNDTAGSMTKDSVINAASVIRKLTGEFIGDYDIHVNSIGGGNIDGPSAGAAICLVILSALKQKPIRQDIAVTGEISIQGNIKPVGGIFEKIYGASRAGIKKVVIPFENKDDVPEDLEDIEIITAKRIEDVMDVVFE; encoded by the coding sequence ATGGAAAAGCAGATAGATGCTTTATATAAATTGATTGATAAGATATTTGGAAGCAGGAAACTAGAAAAGAAAGTAGAAAAAATGAAATTAGACAATATGATAAGATCTAATATATTGGAAGAGAGGGTGCTTGCTCTTCACAAGATCATTTTTGAGGATGATTCCATCCAAGGTGTTCCCAGAATGGATGATATACCTGAAATAATGAATGATATTGAAGAAGAGATTTCCGAAATATTGGCCAGGAGAACTGTTGAAACCCGGATACAAAGGCAAATAGCTGAAAAGTTGGAAAAAAGGCAGCATAAGTATATGGAGGAGATGAAACTCCAGATTTTAAAGAAGAATGCAGGTCCGGAAAATGCTAACACCCTTAAAAAATATGCCATATTGGAGAATAAGGAGAATAAAAAACTTTCCCATCACATACTGGATCTTTTAAGGCCTTCCAGTATAGATGAAATAGTCGGTCAGCAAAGAGCTATAAAAGCATTGATTAGCAAACTTGCATCTCCATATCCTCAGCATATACTGATTTACGGTCCTCCAGGTATAGGCAAGACTACTGCAGCTAGGCTGGTCTTGGAGATGGCTAAGAGCATAAAATATACTCCGTTCAGGCAGGATGCACCTTTTATCGAGGTGGATGGGACAACTTTGAGGTGGGACCCTAGGGAGATAACTAACCCTCTTCTAGGTTCAGTACACGATCCTATATACCAAGGCAGCAAGAGGGAGCTTGCAGAAACTGGTATACCTGAACCTAAAACCGGACTTGTTACTGATGCCCATGGGGGAGTGCTCTTTATAGATGAGATAGGTGAGTTAGACCTATTTTTACAAAATAAATTATTAAAAGTACTGGAAGAAAAACGGGTGAGATTTGACTCATCATATTATGATCCTGATGATGACAGTATTCCTAGATACATAAAAAAGCTGTTTGATGAAGGAGCACCGGCTGATTTTATATTGATAGGAGCTACTACTAGGCAGCCGGAAGATATTAATCCTGCTTTAAGATCAAGGGCAGCAGAGGTTTTTTTTGAACCGCTGACTGTTGATGACATACAAAGGATTGTGATAAATGCGGCAGACAAACTTAATATAATATTGGATGAAGATGTGCCTGAATTGATCAGCCGTTATACCTTTGAGGGCAGAAAAGCAGTTAATATGCTTGCAGATGCTTATGGAATGGCTTTATATGCAAAAGGACCGGATATAGAAGTGGGGAAATTACATGTTACAGCTGAAGATGTATTTCAAGTGGTACGGGTAAGCAGACTGACACCTTATGAAAAAGTTGCCCCCCAAGAAACTGCCCAGATTGGGAAAATATTCGGGTTAGGGGTATCAGGGTATATGGGTTCTATCATAGAATTTGAATCAATAGCTTTTTCCGCTAGAAATAAGGGTGAAGGCGATATAAGATTCAATGATACAGCAGGTAGCATGACTAAAGATTCTGTGATAAATGCTGCTTCTGTGATAAGAAAGTTGACCGGTGAATTCATCGGTGATTATGATATACATGTAAATTCCATAGGCGGCGGTAATATAGACGGACCCTCTGCAGGTGCCGCAATATGTCTTGTGATTTTGAGTGCCCTTAAACAGAAACCCATAAGGCAGGACATAGCAGTTACAGGTGAAATCTCGATACAAGGCAATATAAAACCTGTAGGAGGTATATTTGAAAAGATTTATGGTGCTTCTCGGGCAGGCATTAAAAAAGTTGTAATACCTTTTGAAAATAAGGATGATGTTCCTGAAGATCTTGAGGATATAGAGATAATTACCGCTAAAAGGATAGAGGATGTTATGGATGTGGTGTTTGAATAA
- the dnaB gene encoding replicative DNA helicase, with amino-acid sequence MAQEIQMVPPHNVEAEYSVLGSMLLDKEAISEVSELLKGDDFYLDAHKILFEAVLDLYDEGTPVDLVTIVDYLRDKNELEDVGGITYITRLVNSVPTTANVRYYAEIVENKAILRKLIFAANDIIKISYGASQEVDDILNEAEKHIFNISQRRSKSAFTHIKSVLLESFNKIEKLYADQNKITGVPTGFIDIDRKTSGLQKSDLVLVAGRPSMGKTAFALNIAQYAAVQKDIPVAIFSLEMSKEQLVNRMLCAEANIDSHKLRTGDLDENDWPKLAMSVAPLSEAPIFIDDTAGINVVEMRSKARRLKLEHDVQLILIDYLQLMQGRGRTENRQQEISEISRSLKSLARELDVPVVALSQLSRAPEARNDHRPMLSDLRESGAIEQDADVVMFLYRDEYYNPDTEFKNIGEVIIAKQRNGPTGTVKLVWLEQFTKFANLIGQEGI; translated from the coding sequence ATGGCTCAGGAGATACAAATGGTTCCCCCTCATAATGTAGAGGCCGAGTATTCAGTGCTCGGTTCTATGTTGTTGGATAAAGAAGCTATATCTGAAGTTTCTGAACTGCTAAAGGGAGATGATTTCTATCTGGATGCACATAAGATTTTGTTTGAAGCAGTTTTGGACTTGTATGATGAGGGTACTCCAGTAGATCTTGTCACTATAGTAGATTATCTGAGGGATAAAAATGAGCTGGAAGACGTGGGTGGAATAACTTATATTACCAGGCTGGTAAATAGTGTTCCTACAACGGCTAATGTGAGGTATTATGCAGAGATAGTAGAAAACAAGGCAATATTGAGAAAACTTATTTTTGCTGCCAATGACATAATAAAGATCAGTTATGGAGCTTCACAAGAAGTGGATGATATATTAAATGAAGCTGAAAAGCATATTTTCAACATATCCCAAAGAAGAAGCAAAAGTGCATTTACCCACATAAAAAGCGTACTGCTTGAAAGCTTTAATAAGATAGAAAAGTTATATGCAGATCAAAACAAAATAACCGGTGTGCCTACAGGATTTATAGATATTGATAGGAAGACCTCAGGATTACAGAAATCAGATTTAGTCCTGGTAGCAGGCAGACCATCCATGGGTAAGACTGCATTTGCATTAAATATAGCACAATATGCAGCTGTTCAAAAAGATATACCTGTTGCAATATTCAGTTTAGAGATGTCCAAAGAACAATTGGTAAACAGGATGTTGTGTGCAGAGGCTAATATAGATAGCCATAAGCTTAGGACAGGGGATTTGGATGAAAATGATTGGCCTAAGCTTGCTATGTCGGTAGCCCCTTTGTCTGAAGCGCCTATTTTTATAGATGATACAGCTGGCATAAATGTGGTTGAAATGCGATCAAAGGCAAGGAGACTCAAGTTGGAGCATGATGTTCAATTGATATTAATTGATTATCTTCAGTTGATGCAGGGACGGGGAAGAACAGAGAACAGACAACAGGAAATATCCGAAATATCCAGATCTTTAAAATCCCTGGCTCGTGAATTAGATGTGCCTGTAGTGGCATTATCACAGTTAAGCCGTGCACCAGAAGCTAGAAATGATCATAGACCGATGCTGAGTGATTTGAGGGAATCGGGAGCGATTGAACAGGATGCAGACGTTGTTATGTTTTTGTATAGAGATGAATATTATAATCCTGATACTGAATTTAAAAATATAGGAGAAGTTATAATAGCAAAGCAGAGGAATGGGCCTACAGGAACGGTTAAATTGGTATGGCTGGAGCAATTTACTAAGTTTGCAAACTTGATTGGACAAGAGGGGATTTAA
- a CDS encoding ATP-binding protein: MNKDIYKKVMDNYQQKRDAKEIELNNRKKEIYFNIPRIKEIDRMISETGINISKLLIENNSKQHQIIEKMKKRIFELKSEKAQLLLDKNYPADYLTIKYDCEQCQDTGYIGNKQCKCLKQSLIDYAYSQSNIGERLLQENFDNFDISLYSNQTSDSQKISPRQNMENIFYYCIKFVQDFDNSNQNLLFYGKPGLGKTYLSNCIAKDLLDQGKIVIYQTAFKLFDIIRKFRFSNATGQQFDLASLLTCDLLIIDDLGTELTNSFTNSELFNIINTRLLDCKNTIISTNLDLNELMSNYSERIISRILGNFQIFKFYGNDIRKRGF, translated from the coding sequence ATGAATAAAGATATATATAAAAAAGTGATGGACAATTATCAACAAAAAAGAGATGCAAAAGAAATAGAATTAAACAATAGAAAAAAAGAAATATACTTTAATATACCTAGGATAAAAGAGATAGACCGAATGATTTCAGAAACAGGGATAAATATCTCAAAGTTATTGATAGAAAATAATTCTAAACAACACCAAATTATTGAAAAAATGAAAAAACGGATATTCGAACTCAAATCCGAAAAAGCCCAATTGCTTTTAGATAAAAATTATCCGGCAGATTATCTAACCATTAAGTATGACTGTGAACAATGTCAAGATACCGGCTACATAGGAAATAAGCAATGTAAATGCCTTAAACAATCTCTGATAGATTATGCATATTCTCAATCAAATATAGGTGAAAGGCTGTTACAGGAAAATTTCGATAATTTCGATATAAGCCTATACTCTAATCAAACTTCAGACAGTCAAAAGATATCTCCTAGACAAAATATGGAGAATATATTCTATTATTGTATAAAGTTTGTCCAGGATTTTGATAATTCAAACCAAAACTTATTGTTTTACGGGAAACCAGGACTAGGCAAAACTTACCTTTCCAACTGCATAGCAAAAGATCTGTTGGACCAAGGGAAAATAGTAATATATCAAACTGCATTTAAATTGTTCGACATAATTCGCAAGTTCAGATTCAGCAATGCTACCGGACAACAGTTTGACTTGGCCAGCTTACTTACTTGCGATCTATTGATTATTGATGACCTGGGAACAGAGCTTACAAACTCGTTCACCAATTCAGAACTTTTCAATATAATAAATACAAGACTTCTAGATTGCAAAAATACAATAATATCTACAAATCTTGACTTGAACGAACTGATGTCCAATTACTCTGAAAGGATCATATCCAGGATACTAGGAAACTTTCAAATATTTAAATTCTATGGCAACGATATAAGAAAGAGGGGTTTTTAA
- a CDS encoding DnaD domain protein has product MPDLILKNDTGEKGVTIIQNTFIDEYMPKANGEFVKVYLYGLRNLYNGKQDISNSQIASDLDMLESDVIRAWKYWNKKGAISLVEKENSITIEYRRLEDTPPLSNNIVLHTRPNYSPKEISIYIKNSEQIRLLFKTAEQKLGKMLTQQDTSILFSLYDWLRLPVEVIIMLLEYCSSMDKRNMRYIEKVAIQWSELGLNTVEKAEQWLKKEEMRNKDIKKIMSSLGLHRFPTKFEMEYMDKWMKKWCFSIDVILAACSATINTSNPSFKYIDAILYHWYQNNIKTKEEAYNFMNEFRKKKTAKKPSKNKFHNFSERDYDFKELEKKIIEKNLKMFGG; this is encoded by the coding sequence ATGCCTGATTTGATATTAAAAAATGATACTGGTGAAAAAGGTGTTACCATAATACAAAATACCTTCATAGATGAATATATGCCCAAAGCAAACGGCGAATTTGTAAAGGTATATCTCTATGGGCTTCGCAATTTATACAATGGAAAACAAGATATATCAAATTCACAAATAGCTAGCGATTTGGACATGCTTGAATCAGATGTAATAAGAGCATGGAAATATTGGAATAAAAAAGGGGCTATATCCTTAGTTGAAAAAGAAAACAGTATTACAATTGAGTACAGGAGATTGGAAGACACCCCGCCTCTTTCAAATAATATTGTGCTTCATACTCGGCCCAATTATTCACCGAAAGAAATAAGTATATATATCAAAAACAGCGAACAAATACGATTGCTATTTAAAACAGCAGAACAAAAATTGGGTAAAATGCTTACACAACAGGATACCAGTATATTGTTCAGCTTATATGACTGGCTCAGACTACCAGTAGAAGTCATAATAATGCTTTTAGAATATTGTTCAAGCATGGATAAGAGAAATATGAGATACATTGAAAAAGTAGCTATACAATGGTCAGAGCTTGGTTTAAACACTGTAGAAAAGGCCGAACAATGGCTTAAAAAAGAAGAAATGCGCAACAAAGATATCAAAAAAATAATGAGTTCTTTGGGTTTGCACAGGTTCCCCACAAAGTTCGAAATGGAGTACATGGACAAATGGATGAAAAAATGGTGTTTTTCCATCGATGTTATACTTGCGGCTTGTAGTGCAACAATCAACACAAGCAATCCGAGTTTTAAATACATAGATGCCATATTATATCACTGGTATCAAAACAATATAAAGACCAAAGAAGAAGCATATAACTTTATGAATGAATTTAGAAAAAAGAAAACGGCGAAAAAACCCAGCAAGAATAAATTTCACAACTTTTCAGAACGAGATTACGATTTTAAAGAGCTAGAGAAAAAAATCATAGAAAAGAATTTGAAGATGTTTGGTGGTTGA
- the nagB gene encoding glucosamine-6-phosphate deaminase encodes MKIVIEQDYQKMSDRAAAIIARQVICKPDSVLGFATGSTPVGTYNKLAHMNKEGLVDFSKVTTFNLDEYAGLDENDQNSYRYFMNQNLFDHINIDKENTHVPKGNLDNLNEVCAQYEQAIANSGGIDLQLLGIGHNGHIGFNEPGASLDSLTHVVDLSSRTIEANARFFESAEKVPRQAISMGIKTIMKSKQIILLCSGKDKSDAIYEALFGDITQQVPASILQLHPNITFIIDKDAAEKICAKGLDK; translated from the coding sequence ATGAAAATTGTGATAGAACAAGACTATCAAAAAATGAGCGATAGAGCGGCTGCCATTATTGCAAGGCAAGTAATATGCAAACCAGATAGTGTATTAGGATTTGCTACCGGGAGCACACCTGTAGGGACATATAATAAACTCGCTCATATGAATAAGGAAGGCTTGGTTGATTTTTCAAAGGTTACTACCTTTAACCTTGATGAGTACGCAGGCTTAGATGAAAATGATCAAAACAGTTACAGATATTTTATGAACCAAAATCTCTTTGACCATATAAATATTGATAAAGAAAATACACATGTGCCAAAGGGGAATTTAGATAATCTAAATGAAGTTTGTGCACAATATGAACAAGCAATAGCGAACAGCGGAGGGATAGACCTTCAATTGTTGGGGATAGGACATAATGGACATATAGGATTTAACGAGCCGGGGGCTTCGTTAGATTCCTTGACTCATGTAGTGGATTTGAGCAGTAGAACTATAGAGGCAAATGCAAGATTCTTTGAGTCTGCAGAAAAAGTTCCAAGGCAAGCTATTTCAATGGGTATAAAGACCATAATGAAATCCAAACAAATAATTTTATTGTGCAGCGGAAAAGATAAATCTGATGCGATATATGAAGCATTGTTCGGGGATATCACCCAGCAGGTGCCTGCATCTATACTGCAGTTACATCCTAATATAACATTTATAATCGATAAAGATGCTGCTGAAAAGATCTGTGCAAAAGGGCTGGATAAATAG
- a CDS encoding DUF1858 domain-containing protein produces MDKVTGKTVIIDVLRRDAETAEIFMKHGMHCVGCPSASGESIEAACVVHGLDPEPLIKDLNEFFASKGNQSK; encoded by the coding sequence ATGGACAAGGTGACAGGTAAGACTGTAATAATAGATGTATTGAGAAGGGACGCCGAGACAGCTGAAATATTTATGAAACACGGTATGCACTGTGTAGGTTGTCCGTCTGCAAGTGGAGAAAGTATCGAAGCTGCTTGCGTAGTACATGGGCTGGATCCAGAACCATTGATAAAAGATTTAAATGAATTTTTTGCAAGCAAGGGAAATCAATCTAAATAG